The following coding sequences lie in one Microbacterium sp. XT11 genomic window:
- a CDS encoding NADPH-dependent FMN reductase, which produces MVHRIGYLIGSLSRDSINRVLSTALVRLAPPSLELSEIPIRDLPLYNRDDELDPVPAVTEFKNAVERADGLLIVSPEYNRSIPGALKNAIDWGSRPWGHNSFARKPTGIIGASTGAIGTAVMQSSMRSVLSFLNAPQLNAPEAYITFRPEVFGADGQVTDAGTEQFLQHYMSEYAAFVERVLSLTAPGHVGDRD; this is translated from the coding sequence ATGGTCCATCGCATCGGATACCTGATCGGGAGCCTCTCCCGCGACTCGATCAATCGAGTCTTGTCCACCGCCCTCGTGCGCCTCGCTCCTCCCAGCCTGGAGCTCAGCGAGATCCCTATCCGCGACCTGCCGCTGTACAACCGGGACGACGAGCTCGATCCCGTCCCCGCGGTGACGGAGTTCAAGAACGCCGTCGAGCGCGCGGACGGACTGCTCATCGTGTCTCCCGAGTACAACCGGTCGATCCCCGGCGCGCTCAAGAACGCGATCGACTGGGGCTCGCGACCCTGGGGGCACAACTCGTTCGCACGCAAGCCGACCGGCATCATCGGCGCCTCGACGGGCGCGATCGGCACCGCCGTGATGCAGTCGTCCATGCGCAGCGTGCTGAGCTTCCTGAACGCACCGCAGCTCAACGCCCCCGAGGCCTACATCACCTTCCGCCCGGAGGTGTTCGGGGCCGATGGACAGGTGACGGATGCCGGAACGGAGCAGTTCCTCCAGCACTACATGAGCGAGTACGCGGCGTTCGTCGAGCGGGTGCTCTCGCTCACGGCTCCCGGCCACGTCGGCGACCGGGACTAG